One window of the Trifolium pratense cultivar HEN17-A07 linkage group LG2, ARS_RC_1.1, whole genome shotgun sequence genome contains the following:
- the LOC123907626 gene encoding probable LRR receptor-like serine/threonine-protein kinase At3g47570 yields the protein MKNGSLEQWFHPEILSAEPPTTLDLSHRLNIIIDVASELHYLHQECEQLVIHCDLKPSNVLLDEDMVAHVSDFGIARLVSVIDGTSHKYSSTIGIKGTVGYAPPEYGMGSEVSTCGDMHSFGILMLEMLTGKRPTDEAFEDGQNLHNFVGNLFHDNLIKILGPNLISRDAEVAIED from the exons ATGAAAAATGGAAGCTTAGAACAATGGTTTCATCCTGAGATTTTAAGTGCAGAGCCTCCAACAACATTGGACCTCAGTCATAGATTAAACATCATTATTGATGTTGCTTCTGAATTACattatcttcatcaagaatgtgAGCAATTGGTCATTCATTGTGATCTAAAGCCAAGCAATGTCCTTCTCGATGAAGATATGGTTGCTCATGTGAGTGATTTTGGCATAGCAAGACTCGTCTCAGTCATCGACGGCACCTCTCATAAATACTCCAGTACAATTGGAATAAAAGGAACTGTTGGTTATGCTCCTCCAG AGTATGGAATGGGTTCTGAAGTGTCCACATGTGGTGACATGCATAGCTTTGGAATCCTTATGTTGGAAATGCTTACTGGTAAAAGACCCACTGATGAAGCTTTTGAAGATGGACAAAATCTGCATAACTTTGTGGGGAATTTATTTCATGATAATCTTATAAAAATTTTGGGCCCAAATCTTATATCAAGAGATGCAGAAGTAGCAATAGAAGATTGA
- the LOC123907627 gene encoding disease resistance protein RPM1-like isoform X2 encodes MADSPVSFLLDRLTWLLQEEVNLQRGVREDVQYIKDELERHKAILMVADSLEDKDPELKVWVKRVRDIAHDMEDAIDEYNLRLVNHRQGNNNSSFYKILFAIKTMKGRRRIALNIQGIKSKVEVISQRRPIISDVASSSSQRLVSTRLDSQGDALLLEEADLVGIEEPKKQLTDLLFKDESNRAVISIYGMGGLGKTTLAKQVYDDLKIKKRFRIHAWVNLSQSFKMEELLKDLVQQLYSVIGKPVPEAVGMMKIEKVKELIKNLLQQSRYLIVLDDVWNVNVWDAVKHALPNNNRGSRVMLTTRKKDIALYSCAELGKDFHLQFLPEQEAWSLFCRKTFQGSNYSCPPHLEEVCRKILKLCGGLPLAIVAISGALATRERSNIEEWQIVCRSFGSEIKGNDKLEDMKKVLSLSFNELPYYLKSCLLYLSLFPEFHAIEHMRLIRLWVSEGFVNGEDGKTVEEVADSYLKELLNRSLLQVVEKTSDGRMKTCRMHDLLREIVNLKSRDQNFATIAKDKFMVWPERVRRLSIVSSSYKVLQQNRTTFQLKSLLMFALSHSLNHFSIHELSTFGLKLLRVLDLQDAPLEDFPAEIINLYLLKYLSLKNTKVKSIPGSIKKLQNLETLDLKHTYVTELPTEIAELKRLRHLLVYRYEIESYAHFHAKHGFKVAAPIGNMESLQKLCFIEVDQGSRALMVELGKLTQLRRLGIRKMRKEDGAALCLSIEKMIHLRSLSITAIKEDEIIDIHDISKPPQCLQQVKGGSTGVSSRFTKSSTS; translated from the exons atggcaGATAGTCCAGTCTCATTTTTATTGGACAGGTTGACTTGGTTACTTCAAGAGGAAGTAAATCTACAAAGAGGCGTCCGTGAAGATGTTCAATACATCAAAGATGAACTCGAACGCCACAAAGCTATCTTAATGGTAGCTGATTCATTGGAAGATAAAGATCCTGAACTCAAAGTATGGGTTAAAAGGGTAAGAGATATTGCTCATGACATGGAAGATGCTATAGATGAATACAATCTCCGCCTTGTCAATCATCGACAAGGTAACAACAATTCTTCTTTTTATAAGATTCTTTTCGCCATTAAGACCATGAAAGGTAGACGTAGAATAGCTTTGAATATTCAAGGAATTAAATCAAAAGTTGAAGTTATCTCGCAAAGACGTCCAATCATATCTGATGTAGCTTCAAGCTCAAGTCAAAGGTTGGTTTCAACAAGACTTGATAGTCAAGGTGATGCCCTTTTGTTAGAAGAAGCTGATTTAGTTGGTATTGAAGAGCCAAAGAAGCAACTTACTGATTTGCTTTTCAAAGATGAATCAAATAGAGCTGTGATTTCAATTTATGGCATGGGAGGTTTAGGGAAAACAACCTTAGCCAAACAAGTCTATGATGATCTAAAAATCAAGAAACGTTTCAGGATTCATGCTTGGGTTAATCTTTCTCAATCTTTCAAAATGGAAGAGTTGTTGAAGGATCTTGTTCAACAGCTTTATAGTGTTATTGGTAAACCAGTTCCAGAAGCAGTTGGAatgatgaaaattgaaaaggtGAAAGAGTTGATCAAGAATTTGCTTCAACAAAGTAGGTATCTAATTGTGCTTGATGATGTGTGGAATGTGAATGTTTGGGATGCTGTGAAGCATGCTTTGCCTAATAACAACCGCGGAAGTAGAGTTATGCTTACCACTCGCAAGAAAGATATAGCTTTGTATTCTTGTGCTGAATTAGGTAAGGATTTTCACCTTCAATTCTTACCTGAGCAAGAAGCTTGGTCACTTTTTTGTAGGAAGACATTTCAAGGTAGTAATTACTCGTGTCCTCCTCATCTTGAAGAAGTTTGTAGGAAGATCTTGAAATTGTGTGGAGGGTTGCCACTAGCAATTGTGGCAATCAGTGGTGCTTTGGCTACACGAGAAAGATCGAACATAGAAGAGTGGCAGATAGTTTGCAGAAGTTTTGGATCTGAAATTAAAGGGAATGACAAATTGGAGGATATGAAGAAAGTACTTTCCTTAAGTTTCAATGAGTTGCCTTACTATCTTAAATCGTGTTTGTTGTATTTAAGCCTCTTTCCTGAATTTCACGCTATCGAGCATATGAGATTGATTCGGTTGTGGGTATCTGAAGGATTTGTAAATGGTGAAGATGGTAAGACAGTAGAGGAAGTTGCAGATAGTTACCTCAAAGAGCTTTTGAACAGGAGTTTGCTTCAAGTGGTAGAAAAGACCAGTGATGGAAGGATGAAAACGTGTCGAATGCATGACCTTCTAAGGGAAATTGTTAATTTGAAGTCAAGGGATCAGAACTTTGCAACAATAGCCAAAGATAAATTCATGGTATGGCCGGAACGAGTTCGTCGTTTATCGATTGTAAGTTCATCATATAAAGTACTGCAACAAAATAGGACAACATTCCAACTTAAGTCTCTGCTAATGTTTGCATTATCACATTCACTCAATCATTTTTCTATCCATGAATTAAGCACCTTTGGTCTTAAGTTGCTCAGAGTGTTAGACTTGCAAGATGCACCTTTGGAGGATTTTCCTGCTGAAATTATCAACCTATACCTTCTGAAATATCTAAGTTTGAAGAATACAAAGGTGAAAAGCATTCCAGGTTCCATTAAGAAGTTGCAGAACCTAGAGACATTGGATCTTAAACACACTTATGTCACTGAATTGCCTACTGAAATTGCGGAGCTGAAACGATTACGCCATCTCCTTGTGTATCGTTACGAGATTGAATCCTATGCTCATTTCCACGCAAAGCATGGATTCAAAGTGGCTGCACCTATAGGAAACATGGAATCATTGCAAAAGCTTTGTTTTATAGAGGTAGATCAAGGAAGTAGAGCATTGATGGTTGAGTTAGGAAAACTTACTCAACTTAGGAGGCTAGGCATTAGAAAAATGAGGAAAGAAGATGGTGCTGCTTTGTGTTTATCTATTGAGAAGATGATCCATCTTAGATCACTCTCCATAACTGCAATAAAAGAAGATGAGATAATCGATATTCACGATATTTCAAAGCCTCCTCAGTGTCTTCAACAG GTTAAAGGAGGATCCACTGGTGTATCTTCAAGGTTTACCAAATCTTCGACATCTTGA
- the LOC123907627 gene encoding disease resistance protein RPM1-like isoform X1: MADSPVSFLLDRLTWLLQEEVNLQRGVREDVQYIKDELERHKAILMVADSLEDKDPELKVWVKRVRDIAHDMEDAIDEYNLRLVNHRQGNNNSSFYKILFAIKTMKGRRRIALNIQGIKSKVEVISQRRPIISDVASSSSQRLVSTRLDSQGDALLLEEADLVGIEEPKKQLTDLLFKDESNRAVISIYGMGGLGKTTLAKQVYDDLKIKKRFRIHAWVNLSQSFKMEELLKDLVQQLYSVIGKPVPEAVGMMKIEKVKELIKNLLQQSRYLIVLDDVWNVNVWDAVKHALPNNNRGSRVMLTTRKKDIALYSCAELGKDFHLQFLPEQEAWSLFCRKTFQGSNYSCPPHLEEVCRKILKLCGGLPLAIVAISGALATRERSNIEEWQIVCRSFGSEIKGNDKLEDMKKVLSLSFNELPYYLKSCLLYLSLFPEFHAIEHMRLIRLWVSEGFVNGEDGKTVEEVADSYLKELLNRSLLQVVEKTSDGRMKTCRMHDLLREIVNLKSRDQNFATIAKDKFMVWPERVRRLSIVSSSYKVLQQNRTTFQLKSLLMFALSHSLNHFSIHELSTFGLKLLRVLDLQDAPLEDFPAEIINLYLLKYLSLKNTKVKSIPGSIKKLQNLETLDLKHTYVTELPTEIAELKRLRHLLVYRYEIESYAHFHAKHGFKVAAPIGNMESLQKLCFIEVDQGSRALMVELGKLTQLRRLGIRKMRKEDGAALCLSIEKMIHLRSLSITAIKEDEIIDIHDISKPPQCLQQVYLSGCLEKFPQWIKSCNNLVKVFLKWSRLKEDPLVYLQGLPNLRHLEFLQVYVGETLHFNAEGFPSLKVVGLDDLKGLKSMIIEKGAMQGLKKLIIQRCGSFKHVPLGIEHLTKLKTIEFFDMPDELVKALLPNGGKDYWRVQNVPTVYSTYWREGGWDVYSLETFGERETDSNHSSAKRTLELPTLWKV; encoded by the coding sequence atggcaGATAGTCCAGTCTCATTTTTATTGGACAGGTTGACTTGGTTACTTCAAGAGGAAGTAAATCTACAAAGAGGCGTCCGTGAAGATGTTCAATACATCAAAGATGAACTCGAACGCCACAAAGCTATCTTAATGGTAGCTGATTCATTGGAAGATAAAGATCCTGAACTCAAAGTATGGGTTAAAAGGGTAAGAGATATTGCTCATGACATGGAAGATGCTATAGATGAATACAATCTCCGCCTTGTCAATCATCGACAAGGTAACAACAATTCTTCTTTTTATAAGATTCTTTTCGCCATTAAGACCATGAAAGGTAGACGTAGAATAGCTTTGAATATTCAAGGAATTAAATCAAAAGTTGAAGTTATCTCGCAAAGACGTCCAATCATATCTGATGTAGCTTCAAGCTCAAGTCAAAGGTTGGTTTCAACAAGACTTGATAGTCAAGGTGATGCCCTTTTGTTAGAAGAAGCTGATTTAGTTGGTATTGAAGAGCCAAAGAAGCAACTTACTGATTTGCTTTTCAAAGATGAATCAAATAGAGCTGTGATTTCAATTTATGGCATGGGAGGTTTAGGGAAAACAACCTTAGCCAAACAAGTCTATGATGATCTAAAAATCAAGAAACGTTTCAGGATTCATGCTTGGGTTAATCTTTCTCAATCTTTCAAAATGGAAGAGTTGTTGAAGGATCTTGTTCAACAGCTTTATAGTGTTATTGGTAAACCAGTTCCAGAAGCAGTTGGAatgatgaaaattgaaaaggtGAAAGAGTTGATCAAGAATTTGCTTCAACAAAGTAGGTATCTAATTGTGCTTGATGATGTGTGGAATGTGAATGTTTGGGATGCTGTGAAGCATGCTTTGCCTAATAACAACCGCGGAAGTAGAGTTATGCTTACCACTCGCAAGAAAGATATAGCTTTGTATTCTTGTGCTGAATTAGGTAAGGATTTTCACCTTCAATTCTTACCTGAGCAAGAAGCTTGGTCACTTTTTTGTAGGAAGACATTTCAAGGTAGTAATTACTCGTGTCCTCCTCATCTTGAAGAAGTTTGTAGGAAGATCTTGAAATTGTGTGGAGGGTTGCCACTAGCAATTGTGGCAATCAGTGGTGCTTTGGCTACACGAGAAAGATCGAACATAGAAGAGTGGCAGATAGTTTGCAGAAGTTTTGGATCTGAAATTAAAGGGAATGACAAATTGGAGGATATGAAGAAAGTACTTTCCTTAAGTTTCAATGAGTTGCCTTACTATCTTAAATCGTGTTTGTTGTATTTAAGCCTCTTTCCTGAATTTCACGCTATCGAGCATATGAGATTGATTCGGTTGTGGGTATCTGAAGGATTTGTAAATGGTGAAGATGGTAAGACAGTAGAGGAAGTTGCAGATAGTTACCTCAAAGAGCTTTTGAACAGGAGTTTGCTTCAAGTGGTAGAAAAGACCAGTGATGGAAGGATGAAAACGTGTCGAATGCATGACCTTCTAAGGGAAATTGTTAATTTGAAGTCAAGGGATCAGAACTTTGCAACAATAGCCAAAGATAAATTCATGGTATGGCCGGAACGAGTTCGTCGTTTATCGATTGTAAGTTCATCATATAAAGTACTGCAACAAAATAGGACAACATTCCAACTTAAGTCTCTGCTAATGTTTGCATTATCACATTCACTCAATCATTTTTCTATCCATGAATTAAGCACCTTTGGTCTTAAGTTGCTCAGAGTGTTAGACTTGCAAGATGCACCTTTGGAGGATTTTCCTGCTGAAATTATCAACCTATACCTTCTGAAATATCTAAGTTTGAAGAATACAAAGGTGAAAAGCATTCCAGGTTCCATTAAGAAGTTGCAGAACCTAGAGACATTGGATCTTAAACACACTTATGTCACTGAATTGCCTACTGAAATTGCGGAGCTGAAACGATTACGCCATCTCCTTGTGTATCGTTACGAGATTGAATCCTATGCTCATTTCCACGCAAAGCATGGATTCAAAGTGGCTGCACCTATAGGAAACATGGAATCATTGCAAAAGCTTTGTTTTATAGAGGTAGATCAAGGAAGTAGAGCATTGATGGTTGAGTTAGGAAAACTTACTCAACTTAGGAGGCTAGGCATTAGAAAAATGAGGAAAGAAGATGGTGCTGCTTTGTGTTTATCTATTGAGAAGATGATCCATCTTAGATCACTCTCCATAACTGCAATAAAAGAAGATGAGATAATCGATATTCACGATATTTCAAAGCCTCCTCAGTGTCTTCAACAGGTATACTTGAGTGGATGTTTAGAGAAGTTTCCACAATGGATAAAATCTTGCAATAATTTAGTCAAAGTTTTCTTAAAATGGAGCAGGTTAAAGGAGGATCCACTGGTGTATCTTCAAGGTTTACCAAATCTTCGACATCTTGAGTTTCTTCAAGTTTATGTTGGCGAGACATTGCATTTCAACGCAGAAGGTTTTCCGAGTCTAAAGGTGGTAGGCCTTGATGATTTAAAAGGACTGAAATCTATGATAATTGAGAAAGGAGCAATGCAAGGTCTTAAAAAGTTGATCATCCAACGATGCGGTTCGTTCAAGCATGTACCATTAGGCATTGAACATCTAACTAAGCTAAAAACAATTGAGTTCTTTGATATGCCTGATGAATTGGTTAAGGCACTGCTTCCAAATGGAGGCAAAGATTATTGGAGAGTACAAAATGTTCCAACAGTTTATTCCACTTATTGGAGGGAAGGTGGTTGGGATGTTTATTCATTAGAGACTTTTGGGGAGAGAGAGACTGATTCCAATCATAGTAGTGCTAAGAGGACTCTTGAGCTTCCTACTCTTTGGAAGGTTTAA